Proteins encoded by one window of Rubrobacter indicoceani:
- a CDS encoding 5-formyltetrahydrofolate cyclo-ligase gives MKRASRRDPAKSRLRRRVLEARSALGGGDRKRFSVRMFSGVAALPEYRAAGTVLAYCGFGDEPDTVSGFIGSVLAEGRRLVLPRVDRERGTLVLHEVCDPDSELVAGVWGIQEPEPGLPEVPLSDVDFVLMPGVAFDRRGGRLGYGGGYYDRLLGGSAPRPPLVAAAFEAQVVGSVPTEHHDIRFDVLVTEAGVWRTDGAPRKPAWNRPAGSDPP, from the coding sequence ATGAAGCGAGCTTCGCGGCGTGATCCGGCGAAATCCAGGCTGCGACGGAGAGTGCTTGAGGCCCGGAGCGCGCTCGGGGGGGGTGACCGCAAACGCTTCTCGGTCAGGATGTTCTCCGGCGTTGCGGCCCTGCCGGAATACAGGGCGGCCGGGACCGTCCTCGCCTACTGCGGTTTCGGAGACGAGCCGGATACCGTAAGCGGCTTTATCGGGTCCGTGCTTGCAGAGGGCAGGCGGCTGGTCCTGCCGAGGGTGGACCGGGAGAGGGGCACGCTCGTGCTGCACGAGGTCTGCGACCCGGACTCGGAGCTTGTCGCCGGGGTCTGGGGGATCCAGGAGCCGGAGCCGGGCCTCCCCGAAGTCCCGCTCTCGGACGTGGACTTTGTCCTGATGCCGGGCGTGGCCTTTGACCGCCGGGGCGGCCGGCTCGGATACGGTGGCGGCTACTACGACCGGCTTCTCGGCGGGTCTGCGCCTCGTCCCCCGCTGGTCGCGGCGGCGTTCGAGGCGCAGGTTGTAGGCTCCGTCCCGACCGAACACCATGACATCCGCTTCGACGTTCTTGTAACCGAGGCCGGGGTGTGGCGCACGGACGGAGCCCCGCGAAAACCGGCCTGGAACAGGCCTGCCGGATCAGATCCACCGTAA
- a CDS encoding acyltransferase family protein: MSGPFLTATRPEKSGFGLPYAPGLDGLRAIAVLAVLLYHADLGWIRGGFLGVEVFFVISGFLITSLLLAEYRKTGGVDLVGFWFGRARRLLPAVFFMMAVTATYAVVFLPEEVAGLRSDILAAAGYVTNWYLVFENESYFEAVGRPSLLRHLWSLAVEEQFYLLWPVAVAVGLRLFRRGGVMTLAVLGAAASAGLMFYLYDPGLDPSRVYYGTDTRASGLLVGAALAFFCVPGRGFSNPNGNRGKFAAAGRLRRRFGWTGPAFLDAVGVGALVVLGWFFLNVGEAEPFLYRGGFVVVALVTALLIAAVVHPHAHLGIIGLGPMRWLGLRSYGIYLWHWPVFMVTRPDLDVPAGVLGGWQLFAARMLATLVLADISYRFVETPIRRGALGRALKDLARARGRRKGRLGLQWSAAAVFCTALFAVLGANLVSAKPPETPEYLSRESIRTDLAPVSIRPEKPPAEPVADNPEPEQPPGEAASEPVEEASPAPGPITAVGDSVMLGASEVLAERLPEMEITDASVGMQVADAISILQTRRDAGQLGNTVVLHLGTNGTFTDKEFREIMSILGGVERVYFINVEAPRSWEPTNNEVIESGVEEHDNATLIDWHAASDPNPEYFYGDGIHPAPQGAEVYADLISSSLGL; this comes from the coding sequence TTGTCCGGTCCCTTTCTGACCGCGACTCGGCCGGAGAAGTCGGGCTTTGGTCTGCCGTATGCGCCGGGCCTCGACGGTCTGCGGGCGATAGCCGTTCTTGCGGTGCTGCTGTACCACGCCGACCTCGGCTGGATACGGGGCGGCTTTCTCGGGGTCGAGGTCTTTTTCGTGATCAGCGGCTTCCTTATAACTTCGCTGCTGCTCGCCGAGTACCGGAAGACCGGCGGGGTGGACCTTGTCGGGTTCTGGTTCGGGCGGGCCAGGCGGCTCCTACCGGCGGTCTTTTTCATGATGGCCGTGACCGCAACCTACGCGGTCGTTTTCCTGCCGGAGGAGGTCGCCGGGCTTCGCTCGGACATCCTTGCCGCCGCCGGGTACGTGACAAACTGGTACCTTGTTTTTGAGAACGAGTCGTACTTTGAGGCGGTCGGACGGCCTTCGCTTCTGAGGCATCTCTGGTCGCTGGCCGTCGAGGAGCAATTCTATCTTCTGTGGCCCGTTGCGGTGGCCGTCGGGCTGAGGCTGTTCCGGCGCGGCGGGGTCATGACGCTTGCGGTGCTCGGGGCTGCGGCGTCGGCGGGGCTTATGTTCTACCTCTACGACCCCGGCCTCGACCCGTCGCGCGTCTACTACGGGACGGATACCCGGGCGTCGGGGCTTTTGGTCGGGGCCGCGCTGGCGTTTTTCTGCGTGCCGGGGCGGGGCTTCTCGAATCCGAACGGCAACCGGGGGAAGTTCGCAGCTGCGGGCCGTTTAAGGCGGCGGTTCGGCTGGACCGGCCCGGCCTTTCTTGATGCGGTCGGGGTGGGTGCGCTCGTGGTGCTCGGATGGTTTTTCCTGAACGTCGGGGAGGCCGAGCCGTTTCTGTACCGGGGCGGGTTCGTGGTCGTTGCGCTTGTTACGGCGCTTCTTATAGCGGCGGTGGTCCACCCACACGCTCACCTCGGGATCATCGGCCTTGGTCCGATGCGCTGGCTCGGGCTGCGATCCTACGGGATCTACCTCTGGCACTGGCCGGTCTTTATGGTCACCCGACCCGACCTCGACGTACCGGCGGGCGTTCTCGGCGGCTGGCAACTCTTCGCCGCCAGGATGCTCGCGACGCTCGTGCTGGCGGATATCTCCTACCGCTTTGTCGAGACGCCCATCCGCCGGGGCGCGCTCGGGAGGGCGCTGAAAGACCTTGCGCGAGCCAGAGGACGGCGCAAGGGGCGGCTCGGCCTTCAGTGGAGCGCGGCGGCGGTTTTCTGCACCGCGCTCTTCGCCGTGCTCGGGGCGAACCTTGTCTCGGCCAAACCCCCCGAAACACCGGAGTACCTGAGCCGGGAATCAATCCGCACGGATCTCGCCCCCGTCTCCATCAGGCCCGAAAAACCCCCGGCAGAACCGGTAGCGGACAACCCCGAACCGGAGCAGCCGCCCGGGGAGGCCGCGAGCGAACCCGTTGAAGAAGCCTCTCCGGCCCCCGGGCCGATAACCGCCGTCGGGGACTCGGTGATGCTCGGGGCTTCGGAGGTGCTGGCCGAGCGGTTGCCGGAGATGGAGATCACCGACGCTTCGGTCGGGATGCAGGTCGCCGACGCTATCTCGATCCTTCAAACCCGCCGGGACGCCGGACAGCTCGGGAACACCGTTGTCCTGCACCTCGGGACGAACGGCACGTTCACGGACAAGGAGTTCAGGGAGATCATGTCCATACTCGGCGGCGTGGAGCGCGTCTACTTTATCAACGTCGAAGCCCCGCGTTCCTGGGAGCCGACAAATAACGAAGTGATAGAGAGCGGCGTCGAAGAGCACGACAACGCAACCCTTATAGACTGGCACGCCGCAAGCGATCCGAACCCGGAGTATTTCTACGGCGACGGCATCCACCCCGCCCCGCAGGGCGCGGAGGTCTATGCAGACCTGATCTCCTCGTCTCTCGGCCTCTGA